CCCTGGGAAAGGAGGACTCTGGACTTCTGGGAGGGTCTGTTTTTGCCAGACCCCTCAGATAGTACCTCCCCTTGGTCTccaccccagcctcctctgcTCTCAGTTATACGTACATGGGCTCCTCCCCAACTTGTCTCATCAGATATAACTGATGACCTGATGTTCAGTGGAAGGTGCACTCACCATTGTTGTTTTGGCTCCAGTCCAAACCTGAAAGCATGCAGATGGTGCCTGGCTTGACGGTGCTGGTGGCGAGGGCAATGGGCTGGACTTTTTCGTTGAGGGTTGCAGGCTTAGCCAGCCTAATAAGCATGAGGTCATCTTGGGGCGAACTATGACTATGGTTCCAGTAGCGGATAATCTGGATAGGGTTAATTGTTTGCTCTGTCCCATCTCTGACTCTGACCCTGAGATTTCCCAGCATCACCTTCAGATTTCTGGAGGGATAAGGGGTTGGAAGTCACCATCATCACTGTTGGTATCATCATCAAAGCTGATGTTACAGTGGGCCAGGTGCTTTGCCAAGAGCTTTGTCTGAATCCTGGATTCCCTCATTTACTACTCACAGCAAGGCAGTGAGGGGGATTCTGTTTTGAATACCCGTGTTACAGCTGAAGGAATGGAGGCACATGAGAGTATTCACCCATGGTCACACAGTTAAGTGGTGGAACCTTTAACTTCTCTGTTTTCATGTAGTGGGAGAGAAAAGAATGCATGGTCTAGAAATATTATTTCCCCTCCTTTCCAGCTCCAGCCTATATGGGCATTTCCATTCTGGTGTTGGGAAGAGAATGAGGTGACTTTAGTGTTGGACAGCTCCTGTTTGCTTTATCAAATCTCCTCGCAACTCTTATTTCATCCTTCTCTGTACTTTGGAAGGTGAAATAGGTGGATTAAGTCAATGAGCTTTCTTCTCCTCTGGCATTTGATTCTATTTGGCTCATAAGAAGCACCACAAAGGAATTGGAAGGAAAAGGGAGAGGTTGGCGTGTTTATCCTCCCACCTGCGCGACCCCGTTGGGTTGCCACAGGGTTGTGGCCGTCGACTGTCTCCTGACCAAAGGTTAGAACCTCCATCAGGCAGTCTGTGCACAGTGCGCTCTCCTCTCTCACTGACTCTTTTCCTCTCCCCGCCTAAAATCATTCTCCCCCTGCCCCTTTAGGTCTGGGAGTAGTAAGTGCATCTTTCTAGTACTGAACACCAGAGGAACTCAACTGTTGTCTATGTTTTCCCTATAACTAGACCATATCTTTGTCATTAGTTCTTTTTATAAAGTCTCCTCAATTTAATAAAATCTGAGTGTACCATCTGTTGCCTGCTGGTTCCTTAACTGACAAAACTCATATTGCCAGTAAAAAAaccttggaaagactgatgggAGACCGAGGAGGCATACTACATAGGACAGGGCTCCCCAGCAGCCCTGTTGACATGCGGGGCTGGATGACTGTGTTGTGGAGGGGCTGTCATGTGCCCTGTAGGATATTAAGCAGCATCCTTGCCCTGGCGTCTGTTCACCAGGCAGATGCCGTTAGCACAGccctccctgcagccctcacTCTACTGTGACAACCAAGAATGTCTTCCTTTGCCAAATGTACCCTGGGGGGAACGTTGGCCCTGTTTGAGAATCACCAATGCGAAATGAGTAGAGTGGGTGAGGACGCTCAACACTCACGGTAAGTAGCAGTGAGCAGGGGCCAGCACCCAGTTGCTTTTGATGAGGACGCCCACACAGGGGTTGAAGTGAGACTTGAGGTAGGCCAGGTACGGGGAAGGGTCGTCTTTCTGCACAGACGAGTGAGTGGAGAAGAGCGTCCCTGAGGGATGGAAACGAGAAGTGCTTAGGACAAAGGAGACAGTCAGCAGCTTCCCAGCTGGATGGAAATGCGGACGATTTTAAAGTGACAGTCATTTGGGCAGGAAATGTGAAGGTACTTgacattaaagaataaaaatgtacataaaaatgGCATACCATTTTATCTAATAGTTTTAATAATCATTCAGCCTAAGAGAGTACAATGAGAAAGACTCTCATTTACTACTTATAGGAATGGGAATTGATTCTGTCTTCTTCAAAAGCAACTTAAAAATGAGCATCAAGAATTGTAAATGGTTTGTCATCTTTGACCTAATAATTACAATCCCAAGAATTCTTGATTCTAAAGAAATAATCAGATGTAGACCAAGATTATTAGTAAATGTGCTCATTttaacactatttataataggtaattctttggcttcccttgtggctcagctggtaaagaatctgcctgcaatgtgggagacctgggttctatccctgggtcaggaagatcccctggagaaggaaatggcaacccgctccagtattctggcctagacctgtggatggaggagcctggtaggctacagggttgcaaagagatggatatgactgagttacttcacttt
This is a stretch of genomic DNA from Dama dama isolate Ldn47 chromosome 18, ASM3311817v1, whole genome shotgun sequence. It encodes these proteins:
- the PRSS37 gene encoding probable inactive serine protease 37, whose product is MKFTFCLSVLAGTLFSTHSSVQKDDPSPYLAYLKSHFNPCVGVLIKSNWVLAPAHCYLPNLKVMLGNLRVRVRDGTEQTINPIQIIRYWNHSHSSPQDDLMLIRLAKPATLNEKVQPIALATSTVKPGTICMLSGLDWSQNNNGRHPDLRQNLEAPVMSNTACQETEQGKSHRNSICVKFLKVFSRIFGEVAVATVICKNKLQGIEVGHFMGGDVGIYTNVQKYITWIESTTKDK